A portion of the Bacillus sp. es.034 genome contains these proteins:
- a CDS encoding spore coat protein translates to MFPWSLFPFNKNMKDQMNQMNPKELDNYIQGMMKKMFPGGWDSMMNPNDMMNGAQSFMNPMGNQGQQTKREEAPSSHSSIPTNVFETFEDIYIRFQVPDEDWMKHLKIFHTSNQAIIENIPGCDERQVITLPCLVKKKGAVAQYKDGILELKIPKSIDMQYTEIDVSEKY, encoded by the coding sequence ATGTTCCCATGGAGTTTATTCCCTTTCAATAAAAACATGAAAGATCAGATGAATCAAATGAACCCCAAAGAACTGGATAACTATATTCAAGGTATGATGAAGAAGATGTTTCCTGGCGGGTGGGATAGCATGATGAATCCGAATGATATGATGAATGGGGCACAATCCTTTATGAATCCGATGGGCAATCAGGGGCAGCAAACGAAACGCGAGGAAGCACCCAGTTCCCATTCCTCGATTCCTACCAATGTGTTCGAAACCTTTGAAGATATCTATATTCGCTTTCAAGTACCGGATGAAGATTGGATGAAGCATCTGAAGATTTTTCACACGTCAAATCAGGCAATCATAGAAAACATACCCGGCTGTGACGAAAGACAAGTGATCACCCTCCCTTGTCTGGTAAAGAAAAAAGGCGCTGTTGCTCAATACAAAGACGGAATCCTGGAACTGAAAATCCCTAAAAGCATTGACATGCAGTACACAGAAATAGACGTCTCAGAAAAATATTGA
- a CDS encoding STAS domain-containing protein — MRDELLYLGKQIVSHKSEIAQGVIHYQEQKFSDPLMLSVLKMEQVTEWRMQLIEMLGQSLYEDKVESSRKVKEWTGKVGKAALENGMPLNESLKTLSGFRTAIWDIFMEQLNDDQISASLMLQVNKEINPILDEIAYQLNEVFRTQEKDQIALIHTVMDELSAPVVPIAEKIAILPLIGEIDTLRASAIMETALKKSSDLQLDYLFIDISGVAIMDTMVSHNIYQIISALKMMGVQSVLTGIRPEVAHTLGNLGITFEDLKTSSSLKKALEDIGFTQYEAVLSV, encoded by the coding sequence ATGAGAGACGAATTATTATATCTGGGTAAACAAATTGTTTCCCATAAATCCGAAATCGCTCAGGGTGTCATTCACTACCAGGAACAGAAATTTTCTGATCCGCTTATGTTATCGGTACTGAAGATGGAACAAGTCACCGAATGGCGTATGCAATTAATTGAAATGCTCGGACAGTCTTTGTACGAAGACAAAGTAGAATCATCCCGAAAAGTAAAGGAATGGACTGGGAAAGTGGGGAAAGCGGCTCTTGAAAATGGAATGCCTCTCAATGAATCCCTAAAAACTCTATCAGGTTTCCGTACTGCCATTTGGGATATATTCATGGAGCAATTGAATGATGATCAAATTTCAGCCTCCCTTATGCTTCAAGTCAATAAAGAAATCAATCCCATTCTTGATGAAATTGCGTACCAGCTAAACGAAGTATTCCGCACTCAAGAAAAGGATCAGATTGCCCTCATCCACACTGTCATGGATGAACTCTCGGCCCCTGTAGTACCCATAGCCGAGAAGATTGCGATCCTGCCCCTTATAGGGGAAATTGATACCCTCAGAGCGAGTGCCATCATGGAAACAGCATTGAAGAAAAGCTCTGATCTGCAATTGGACTATCTATTTATAGATATTTCCGGTGTTGCCATCATGGACACGATGGTATCCCATAATATATATCAGATCATTAGTGCGCTTAAAATGATGGGTGTTCAATCCGTCTTAACCGGTATCCGGCCTGAAGTGGCTCATACACTGGGGAATCTAGGTATTACCTTTGAGGATCTGAAAACAAGCTCAAGCCTGAAAAAAGCCCTGGAAGATATCGGCTTCACACAATACGAAGCGGTCCTCTCCGTCTAA
- a CDS encoding VOC family protein, whose amino-acid sequence MFSKIDTVHIQVNDLKKAQHWYEEVLELEQIFDSGKYLVFKIGVGESTLTIQEGEVRPSSIKPILFSDALEETRLKLLEKGVKVGDIEVDEDVTYFEFHDLDGNGFEVCQYLPL is encoded by the coding sequence TTGTTTTCGAAAATCGATACCGTACATATTCAAGTAAATGATTTGAAGAAAGCGCAACACTGGTACGAAGAGGTACTGGAGTTGGAACAGATTTTTGATTCAGGTAAATATTTGGTATTTAAAATAGGGGTAGGGGAATCGACTCTTACGATTCAAGAAGGAGAGGTCCGTCCCTCATCGATTAAACCAATCTTGTTTTCCGATGCGCTGGAAGAAACCAGATTGAAGCTTCTGGAGAAGGGTGTGAAGGTCGGGGATATAGAAGTGGATGAAGATGTGACCTATTTTGAGTTTCACGACCTGGATGGGAATGGTTTTGAAGTGTGTCAATACCTACCGTTATAA
- a CDS encoding 2'-5' RNA ligase family protein → MMKRAIHIFPSFQSVDKIQEIRNRYDPLSDKIPPHITLVFPFESSIPSVDILVHIKSVAEHMSPFHMTLKDVTGSGGEFLFLNVKKGNDFLIELHDELYEGILAPYRNPRYTYSPHITLGRPGNSEEYINALEEYQDWRDTFHTVVKEITLEEIGEDDVSNVIGRVPLEGDRF, encoded by the coding sequence ATGATGAAAAGAGCGATCCATATCTTCCCTTCATTTCAATCAGTTGATAAAATCCAGGAGATCAGAAATAGGTATGACCCTCTGTCGGATAAAATACCTCCCCATATTACCCTCGTTTTTCCTTTTGAATCTTCCATCCCCTCCGTTGATATCCTGGTACATATTAAGTCAGTAGCGGAGCACATGTCTCCGTTCCACATGACATTAAAGGATGTGACAGGTTCCGGCGGGGAATTTTTATTCTTGAATGTTAAGAAAGGCAATGACTTTCTTATAGAATTACATGACGAGTTGTATGAAGGAATACTTGCGCCTTATCGAAACCCCCGTTATACATACTCTCCACACATCACACTTGGACGGCCTGGAAACAGCGAAGAATATATCAACGCCCTTGAGGAGTATCAGGATTGGAGGGACACCTTTCATACGGTAGTAAAGGAAATAACATTAGAAGAAATAGGGGAAGACGATGTTTCCAACGTCATCGGTCGTGTCCCCCTTGAGGGCGACAGGTTTTAA
- a CDS encoding HAMP domain-containing histidine kinase, which translates to MNTFINRLKPSSLKVKWAFAAGSAIFLAFFLFSFFQYHAINKWMLDEEESNFGRVLDEITVFFKQRGNDIKLQDIYDSRDLMKQIAEKDQTIRILDRQGEQVLEIRGENESAFYVPFQPVNDKSVELIESEGNKMLIGRSPIKSTRFNGYVEIIQPLNRYENIMKNLFWMMTITGILALLISAVVGYSMAKSFVRPLNKLSETMRSIERKGFHERVEIVKAHDEISDLSQIFNKMMSQIEKSFQQQQQFVEDASHELRTPIQVLEGHLALLNRWGKKDPTILEESLQVSLDELERVKRLVGELLELSRADREKFDLENARAHVQKVVDKMMRDFRFLHQEYTFSCFDDLNHEALVTIMPRHLEQIMIILLDNAVKYSDEHSTIEVKLMDSQEDIIIEVKDEGIGIPEEDLPKIFDRFYRVDKARSREKGGYGLGLAIASKLVQNYDGEITAIGNDPHGTIIRLSLKQIH; encoded by the coding sequence ATGAATACATTCATCAATCGACTTAAGCCTTCTTCCCTTAAGGTGAAGTGGGCATTTGCAGCCGGGTCAGCCATATTCCTTGCCTTTTTTTTATTCAGTTTTTTTCAATATCACGCCATTAATAAATGGATGCTTGATGAAGAAGAAAGTAACTTTGGCCGGGTATTGGATGAAATCACTGTCTTCTTTAAACAGAGAGGGAACGATATAAAGCTTCAGGACATATATGATAGCCGGGATCTAATGAAACAAATAGCCGAAAAAGACCAGACGATACGGATATTGGATCGTCAAGGGGAACAGGTATTGGAAATCAGGGGAGAAAATGAGTCTGCCTTCTATGTACCTTTTCAACCTGTCAATGATAAGTCTGTTGAACTCATAGAATCAGAAGGCAATAAAATGCTCATTGGGCGTTCACCCATCAAATCGACCCGATTTAATGGTTATGTAGAAATCATACAGCCATTGAACCGGTATGAAAACATCATGAAGAATCTTTTTTGGATGATGACCATCACGGGCATCCTGGCTCTATTGATCAGTGCCGTTGTTGGGTATTCTATGGCGAAAAGCTTTGTCCGTCCCTTGAATAAACTTTCTGAAACAATGAGATCCATCGAAAGAAAAGGATTTCACGAAAGAGTGGAGATTGTAAAAGCCCACGATGAAATCAGTGACTTATCCCAGATCTTTAATAAAATGATGAGCCAAATCGAAAAATCGTTTCAACAGCAGCAGCAATTTGTGGAAGATGCTTCACATGAATTGAGAACCCCCATTCAGGTACTTGAAGGACATCTTGCATTATTGAATCGTTGGGGGAAAAAGGATCCAACCATACTGGAGGAGTCTTTACAAGTGTCCTTAGATGAACTTGAGAGAGTAAAACGGCTTGTAGGCGAATTGCTGGAGCTTTCCAGAGCGGACAGAGAAAAATTCGATTTGGAAAACGCCAGGGCACATGTACAGAAAGTAGTGGATAAAATGATGAGGGACTTTAGGTTTCTTCATCAGGAATACACTTTTTCTTGTTTTGATGATTTAAACCACGAAGCGTTGGTAACCATTATGCCGAGGCACCTGGAACAGATCATGATCATCCTGTTGGATAATGCCGTGAAGTACTCTGATGAGCATTCCACTATTGAAGTGAAGCTAATGGACTCTCAGGAAGACATTATCATAGAAGTCAAGGATGAGGGGATTGGTATCCCTGAGGAAGACCTTCCGAAAATATTTGACCGCTTCTATCGTGTGGATAAAGCAAGAAGCCGCGAAAAAGGTGGATACGGACTGGGCTTGGCCATCGCTTCGAAGCTGGTCCAAAACTATGACGGTGAGATCACGGCCATTGGAAATGATCCTCATGGGACCATCATTCGACTATCCCTTAAACAAATCCATTAA
- a CDS encoding secondary thiamine-phosphate synthase enzyme YjbQ: MLKTLTIDTKKRDEMIDITRYVQDIINRSGMTEGLVAVQSLHTTAGITVNENADPDVKTDFIRRLDELYPWQHSSDLHGEGNTAAHLKTSTVGHCQTVIVSDGELLLGTWQGIYLCEFDGPRPGRKVSVKTIQSE; this comes from the coding sequence ATGCTAAAAACATTAACCATCGATACAAAGAAGCGAGATGAAATGATCGACATTACTCGTTATGTACAAGATATCATTAATCGGTCTGGAATGACAGAAGGTCTTGTGGCGGTGCAGTCCCTGCACACAACAGCGGGTATCACGGTAAACGAGAATGCCGATCCCGATGTGAAAACCGACTTCATCCGCCGATTAGACGAACTTTACCCATGGCAACACTCGTCTGATCTACATGGAGAAGGAAATACAGCTGCTCATTTAAAAACCAGTACCGTCGGCCATTGTCAGACAGTCATCGTGTCAGATGGTGAGCTATTATTGGGGACATGGCAGGGTATATACCTTTGTGAATTCGACGGCCCCCGTCCAGGAAGAAAAGTCTCCGTTAAGACAATTCAAAGTGAATAA
- a CDS encoding 5-oxoprolinase subunit PxpA has protein sequence MKIDLNCDLGESFGAYTIGKDEEMMNYVTSVNIACGFHAGDPLVMKRTVSSAMKHEVKMGAHPGLPDIQGFGRRMMQISPEETYALIQYQIGALYAFIKAQGGKLSHVKPHGALYNMAAKDFTLAEAIAEAVYDLDPTLTLFGLSQSELTRAGEEAGLRVAHEVFADRAYQSDGTLTPRSLPHAVLHDGDEVEKQVLRMVEKQEVVSIDGKTVSIQADTICLHGDNEAALSLAKRLCNKLR, from the coding sequence ATGAAAATAGATCTAAATTGTGATTTAGGGGAAAGTTTTGGTGCATATACGATAGGAAAAGATGAAGAAATGATGAACTATGTCACATCCGTCAATATCGCTTGCGGTTTCCATGCGGGAGATCCCCTTGTGATGAAAAGAACTGTTTCAAGCGCAATGAAGCATGAAGTGAAGATGGGGGCGCATCCCGGGCTGCCAGACATCCAGGGATTTGGAAGAAGAATGATGCAGATTTCCCCCGAGGAAACCTATGCCCTCATTCAATATCAAATAGGAGCTTTATATGCTTTTATAAAAGCACAAGGCGGGAAACTATCACATGTAAAACCACATGGAGCACTGTACAATATGGCTGCAAAGGATTTCACACTGGCTGAAGCGATTGCTGAGGCCGTCTACGACCTTGACCCCACTCTCACTCTATTCGGTCTGTCACAAAGTGAACTTACAAGGGCTGGTGAAGAAGCAGGATTACGAGTAGCTCATGAGGTATTTGCCGATCGTGCCTATCAATCCGATGGTACATTAACTCCACGCTCTCTTCCTCATGCTGTACTTCATGACGGGGACGAAGTGGAAAAACAGGTACTTCGAATGGTAGAAAAACAGGAAGTGGTATCTATTGATGGGAAAACCGTATCCATTCAGGCTGACACGATTTGTCTCCATGGAGATAATGAAGCGGCCCTATCCCTGGCCAAGCGTCTATGTAATAAGTTACGTTAG
- a CDS encoding response regulator transcription factor, whose translation MKKILVIEDEKNLSRFIELELKYEGYEVGLAYDGRDGLDQALNEEWDVILLDLMLPGLNGLEVCRRIRQVKAIPILMITARDSVMDRVSGLDSGADDYIVKPFAIEELLARLRAVFRRAVKEDAAQQTSFHFRDIIVYKESRQVFKLEDEIDVTKREYDLLLAFLENKNIVLTREVLLNKVWGYDTEVETNVVDVYVRYLRNKIDSPGEESYIQTVRGTGYVMRT comes from the coding sequence GTGAAAAAAATCTTAGTCATAGAAGATGAAAAGAATCTCTCCCGATTCATCGAATTGGAATTGAAATATGAAGGGTACGAAGTCGGCCTGGCTTATGACGGGAGAGATGGTCTGGATCAAGCCCTTAACGAAGAATGGGACGTCATCCTCTTGGATCTGATGCTCCCCGGATTGAATGGATTGGAAGTGTGCAGAAGAATCAGGCAGGTCAAAGCCATCCCGATCCTGATGATTACGGCAAGGGATAGCGTGATGGACCGGGTATCTGGGCTTGACAGCGGGGCGGATGATTATATCGTCAAACCATTTGCGATTGAAGAATTGTTAGCAAGGCTAAGGGCTGTGTTCAGGCGCGCCGTAAAAGAGGATGCCGCTCAACAGACTTCGTTTCATTTTCGGGATATCATCGTATACAAGGAGTCCAGGCAAGTTTTTAAGCTTGAAGATGAAATTGACGTGACTAAACGGGAGTATGACCTTTTACTTGCTTTTTTAGAGAACAAGAATATTGTGCTGACCCGTGAAGTCCTTCTTAACAAAGTATGGGGATATGATACGGAAGTAGAAACGAATGTTGTGGACGTATACGTAAGGTACTTAAGGAATAAAATAGATTCCCCAGGCGAAGAAAGTTATATCCAGACCGTACGTGGGACCGGCTATGTGATGAGGACATGA
- a CDS encoding thiol-disulfide oxidoreductase DCC family protein codes for MRIILFDGICNFCNKSVRFIIKRDAKGEFRFASLQSETGQKLLEEHNIPKTTDSFVLVDGDQASVESSAALKVCSKLKWPWKIFALFLVIPKPLRDSIYRIIARNRYKWFGKQESCVIPSKEIRERFIE; via the coding sequence TTGCGGATCATTTTGTTCGACGGCATATGCAATTTTTGCAATAAAAGTGTACGGTTTATCATTAAGCGTGATGCAAAAGGGGAATTTCGATTTGCCTCCCTGCAAAGTGAGACGGGACAGAAGTTATTAGAGGAGCATAACATACCTAAAACGACTGACAGCTTCGTATTGGTCGATGGGGATCAGGCTTCCGTTGAATCATCAGCAGCCTTGAAAGTATGTTCTAAACTAAAATGGCCATGGAAGATTTTCGCTCTGTTTCTCGTCATTCCGAAGCCTTTAAGAGACAGCATATACAGGATTATTGCTAGGAATAGATATAAATGGTTTGGGAAACAGGAATCATGCGTGATTCCCTCAAAGGAGATCAGGGAAAGATTCATAGAATAA